GCGGCAACACACCCTGGCGTCACCCGCCCGCGTCTCCGGCAGCCACCGAGCGCCGCAGCCTGCGGGTGAGGCCGCCGCCGACGAGACCGAGCACGTTGGCGGGACGGAGGTAGTCGTCGTAACGGACCGCGCCGGCCAGCACGCCGAGGAAACGGGTGGTCTCGGCCGGCCGGTCGGCGATCGCGGCGAGCAGTAGGCGCTGGGCGAGCCAGACCCGCAGCGTGGCGAGGGACCGGGTCATCGCATAGATCGGGTAGGCGGCCGCGTCGCGTTCTTGCTGGTAGCCCGCGAGCGCGTCGTCAAGGCTCCTGTTCGTGGCACCGCCGGACCGGAGGGCGCGCGATTCGGAGTCGGCGGCCGCGATGCTGTCCGATCCCCGAGCCTCAGACCCGAGGTCGGACGGGTAGCCGACGGACGGATGGCGGGCGCCCGCGAGGGCGGCCAGCACAGGGTCGCCGGCCGCGTGGCCGCCGATGGGTGGGCTGCTGGCCGCGTGGCTGTCGGATCCGAGGCCGCGCACGATCGCGGCGGCGAGCAGTTCGGCGTCGCGGAAGGCGTTGCTGATGCCCTGGCCAGCGACCGGGTCCATCACGACGCCGGCGTCACCGACGAGTGCCCAACCTGGACCGTGCGCCGCCCGGAAGCCGTTGGGAACGTCCGGCGCCAGCCGGAACGGCTCGGCCCGCGTCCCGGACCGCACCCGCTCGCCAAGGTCGCCGCACCGATCGAGCGCGGCGAGGTAGCCGGCAGCCGGGTCGGCCCGGAACCGGTCGAACTCCGCCAGCGGCGCGAACAGCGCCACCATGACGAGCCCGTCGTTGGTCGGAAACGCGGGGACGGTGAGCCCGGGCCGGACGTAGATCGAACCGACCGGCAGGTCGACCCCAGACCAGTAGGTGTAGCAGGCGAATGTCGAGGCCGGCCGCACGTGGTAGGCCTTGGCCCCGACCGCGGCGGCAACGGTGGACCGCTTGCCGTCGGCGCCGATCACCAGCCGGGCCGTCTCGGTGGCTGGTGCGGCAGAGGGGCCCCTCCCCCTCCCCTCCCCGCGTTCTCTGCCGCGGATGCCGGTTATCCGGCCTTCGGCGTCGCGGGTCAGTTCCTCGACCGCGACGCCTTCGCGGACCTCGGCGCCCGCCGCCCGGGCGGCATCGACCAGGGCCGCGTCGAGCAGCGTGCGCCGGGGCCCGTAGAGCGCGTCGACGCCGTCGACCGCCGGGTAGCGGCCGTGCAGCACCGCCCGCCCGGCGTCGACCCGCACGGTCGGGACCGCTGGCGTCACCGCGGCGATGCGGTCGAGCAGCCCCCAGCGCCGCAGCCGCGCGATGCCCGGCACCTGCACCTGGTGGGTGGACAGCGTGTCGCTCGGGAAGCGCGCCCGGTCGACGGCCAGCACCCGCAGCCCGGCCCGGGCCAGCAGCATCGCGGTCGCGGCGCCCGCGGCCCGGGTGCCGACGACGATCACGTCATGGTCCATCGCGATCCCCTCTCCATACGGTGCCGTATGGAGCGACCATACGGTAGCGTATGGCCGTGCGTAAACCCCGTCTCGGACCGGACGACTGGACCGCCGCCGCGCTGACGGCGATCGGCGAGCAGGGCCTGGCCGGCGTCGCCGTCGAGCCGCTCGCCGCCCGGCTCGGCACCACGAAGGGCAGCTTCTACTGGCACTTCGCCAACCGCGACGCATTGCTCGAGGCCGCGCTGAGCAGCTGGGACGAGACCTACACCGACGCGATCCTGCGCACCGTCGACGCGGAACCCGACCCGGCGGCCCGGCTGCGCGCGCTGTTCGTCGCGGTGACCGCCTCGGCGCGGGCGCCGGTCGAGGTGCACCTGCACGCCGCCGCCGACCACCCCGCGGTCGCGCCGGCGATGCGCCGGGCCGTGGCCCGGCGGACCGCCTACATCGCCGCGCAGCTCACCGCGCTCGGCTTCAATCAAGCCGAGGCTGACCGCCGGGCCCTGTTCGCCTATGCCACCTACCTCGGCCACATCCAGCTCGTGGTGCGGATCCCCGAGGCGGTGCCGCAGGGCCCGGCGCTCGAGGCCTACCTCGGGACGGTGTTGGCCGCCCTGCTGGAGCAACCGGCGGCGGGTCAGACGGGCACCGGCTCCGGCTCCACCTCCGGCACCGCTGCGGGCTCGACGCCGGACAGACCCTCGAGCGAGGCATCGTCGTCGAACAGGTGATCGCTGTCGCCGTAGCGGGCTGGCACGTCGCCCTCGGCGACCTCTTCGGTCGGCTCTCCCCGGGCCTGCAGGCCGGCCTCTTCGTCGTCGATCTCGCTCGTCGCTCCGCCGGCGCGGACGCGGGCGAAGCGCGCCTTGCCCCGGGACAGGTCGTGGCCGACGGCGACCGCTTCCACCTCGTACGACGTGCGGCTGTTGCCCTCGCCATCTTCCCAGTCGCGCGTGTAGAGCCGGCCGACGACCACGACCGGGTCGCCGGTCATCACCGACGAGGCGACGCCCTCCGCGAGCCGGCGCCAGCAGGTCACCCGAACCCGCAGGCTGTTGCCGTCGACCCAGCGGTTGTTGTCGCGGTCGAAGCGCCGTGCCGTCGAGGCGACCCGGAAGCTGGCCACGAGCGTGTTGGTGTTGGCGGTGCGGCGCCACTCGGGCGCGGTCAGCACGTTGCCGACCAGAGTTACCTGGGTATCGAACATGATCATCTCCACAGATGGATCGGTCATTGGGGCGCGAGTCGACTCGGGGAACAGCCTCCCGAGCCGAGCGCGCGGAGGCCACGGACGGACAGATGGCTGTGGATAACTGGGCACCTGTGGAAAACCGAACGATCAAGGCCGGATGTCGTACCCGAGCGGTAGCGTCTGGAACGTGAACGACGTGGAGATAGACGTCCTCGGCCAGCCCTACGAGCGCCGGGTCATCGACCTCGGGCATGACGACGAGGGTCCGCTGATCGCGACGCTGGTCAGTCGCCGGGCCGAGCGCCCGACCGGGCGCGCCGTGCTCTACGTGCACGGCTTCGTCGACTACTTCTTCCAGACCCACCTGGCCGACTTCTACGTCGAGCGCGGCTGGGATTTCCACGCGATCGACCTGCGCCGCTACGGCCGCAGCCTGCTGCCGCACCAGACGCCCAACTTCACCACCGACCTGACCGAATACTTCACCGAGCTCGACATCGCCGCCGAGCTGATCGGTGCCGAGACCCTGCTCGTCAACGGCCACTCGACCGGCGGCCTGGTGGCGTCGCTATGGGCACACGCCCGACGTGACCGAAAAATGATCGATGGTCTGTTCTTGAACAGTCCGTTCTTCGACTTCAACATGCCCTGGCTGATGCGCCGCCCGGTGCTCGCCGGCGTCGCCCGCCTCGGCCGCCGCAACCCCCGCCGGGCGGTCCCCCGCGGCCTCGAAAGCCTCTACGGGCAGAGCCTGCACATCAACTACCGCGGCGAGTGGGACTACAACCTGGCCTGGAAGCCGATCGAGGCGTTCCCGATCTTCGCCGGCTGGGTCGGCGCGATCCGCACCGCCCACCGCCAACTCTGGGCCGGCCTCGACATCCCGGCGCCGGTGCTGGTCGCCTGCTCGACGCGCACGTTCCGCGGCGCCAAATGGAACGAAAGCATCAACGTGGCCGACGCGGTGCTCGACGTCGAGCACATCGTCCGCTACGCGCCCCGGCTCGGCCAGCACGTCACTCTGGTCCGCATCGACGGCGGCATCCACGACCTCACGCTCTCCGGCCCGCAGCCCCGAGAGCGCCTGTTCACCGAGGTGGGGCGCTGGATCGACGCCTACGTGACTCCCACTGACGGGGGTCCGGCGGTTGGCGCCGCTCAGGCGGATAGTCCGGATCGGGATAGCTCTCCGGCTCCCGACGCTGACGTGGCGGCTGCCACTGGGGCGACTCCGGATCAGGTTCCCGGCTAGGCCGCGGCCGGCCCGACCAGCCCTGCCGCGGATCGGCTTCCCGGCTGGGCCCCGGTCGACCCGGCCAGTCCGGCTCGGAATCAGGATCCCGGCCGGGCTCTGGCCCATCCGACCAGCCTGGCCGCGGATCAGGTCCCCGGCCAGGCCGCGGCCTACCAGACCACTCCGGCCCGGAATCGGCATCCCGGCCAGCACCCCGTCGACCCGACCGGCCCGGCGGCGTTTCAGGATCCCGGATCGGCGCCCGCCGACCCGACCAGCCCGGCCCGGATTCAGGCTCCCGCCTGGGCCGCGGCCGACCCGACCACTCCGGCCCGGAATCAGCATCCTGCCCAGGCCGCGACCGGCCCGACCACTCCGGCCGCGGATCAGGTTCCCGGCCAGGCCCGGACCCACCGGACCAGCCCCGCCCGGAACCAGACTCCCGCCCCGCATCCGGCCCACCCGACCACTCCGGCCCGGGACCAGGCTCTCGCCCAGCCCCCGGCCGACCCGTCCAACCAGCCCCGGAGTCGGCATCCCGACCAGGCCCAGGCCCACCCGACCAGCCCGGCCCCGCCCCAGACCCAGGCGCCGGAAGACGTCGCCCAGGCTCAGGCGGCCGCGGCCCAGGAGGCTGCCGCCCACCACCAAGCAGCGGCCGCCACTCCCCTTGCCGCCAGACGAGCAGATCCCGACTAAGCGGATGCTTGTCGCCGGCCATGAAAACCCGCTCCACCGCCCGCCGGGCCTTCTCCAGCCCAGGCCGCGACTCGGTCCCCGTGATGATCACGACATCCCGAGCCGGCACGCCCACGACAAGCTCACCCGGGATACGCGGCCCGAGCTCTTCCCAGAACTCCTCGGCCAGCAACACGCTGGATTCGAGCCCTTCGAAGGACAGCAGCACCGCCGGCGGCTGCCCGTGGATCTTGGCTCGGCGCAGGTTGTCGTAGAGGTGGTCGATGGCGAGGCGACGCAGCGTCCGGCGGTTGAGCGCGAACTGGTCAAGATCCGACCAGCTGACCAATCTTTCCCCGAACGGAGGACCGAACGAGTAGGCCACGGAGATACCCTCCGTGAACTCGTCGAGCACGTGGCTTTCGTCGACCGTCCGGTCGGCGGTCGACACCAGCAGCGGAAGAAAGCGGGTGCTCGTCACCTGCACGCGTGGAAACCTAATATGTGCAGGCGAGATCGTCACGCCCTGGCTGTCCGTCAATTTCGGCGGCGACCGGCGCGACACCCGCCAGGCGCTCGTAGCTCAGTGGATAGAGCAGGGGTCTTCTAAGCCCATGGTCGCAGGTTCGAATCCTGCCGAGCGCACCACCACGAACCGTCACGCCGGGCGCGCCAACCCGGCAGATGCGGCTTGAC
This genomic interval from Asanoa ferruginea contains the following:
- a CDS encoding NAD(P)/FAD-dependent oxidoreductase — translated: MDHDVIVVGTRAAGAATAMLLARAGLRVLAVDRARFPSDTLSTHQVQVPGIARLRRWGLLDRIAAVTPAVPTVRVDAGRAVLHGRYPAVDGVDALYGPRRTLLDAALVDAARAAGAEVREGVAVEELTRDAEGRITGIRGRERGEGRGRGPSAAPATETARLVIGADGKRSTVAAAVGAKAYHVRPASTFACYTYWSGVDLPVGSIYVRPGLTVPAFPTNDGLVMVALFAPLAEFDRFRADPAAGYLAALDRCGDLGERVRSGTRAEPFRLAPDVPNGFRAAHGPGWALVGDAGVVMDPVAGQGISNAFRDAELLAAAIVRGLGSDSHAASSPPIGGHAAGDPVLAALAGARHPSVGYPSDLGSEARGSDSIAAADSESRALRSGGATNRSLDDALAGYQQERDAAAYPIYAMTRSLATLRVWLAQRLLLAAIADRPAETTRFLGVLAGAVRYDDYLRPANVLGLVGGGLTRRLRRSVAAGDAGG
- a CDS encoding TetR/AcrR family transcriptional regulator, with the translated sequence MRKPRLGPDDWTAAALTAIGEQGLAGVAVEPLAARLGTTKGSFYWHFANRDALLEAALSSWDETYTDAILRTVDAEPDPAARLRALFVAVTASARAPVEVHLHAAADHPAVAPAMRRAVARRTAYIAAQLTALGFNQAEADRRALFAYATYLGHIQLVVRIPEAVPQGPALEAYLGTVLAALLEQPAAGQTGTGSGSTSGTAAGSTPDRPSSEASSSNR
- the ssb gene encoding single-stranded DNA-binding protein: MFDTQVTLVGNVLTAPEWRRTANTNTLVASFRVASTARRFDRDNNRWVDGNSLRVRVTCWRRLAEGVASSVMTGDPVVVVGRLYTRDWEDGEGNSRTSYEVEAVAVGHDLSRGKARFARVRAGGATSEIDDEEAGLQARGEPTEEVAEGDVPARYGDSDHLFDDDASLEGLSGVEPAAVPEVEPEPVPV
- a CDS encoding alpha/beta hydrolase, whose protein sequence is MEIDVLGQPYERRVIDLGHDDEGPLIATLVSRRAERPTGRAVLYVHGFVDYFFQTHLADFYVERGWDFHAIDLRRYGRSLLPHQTPNFTTDLTEYFTELDIAAELIGAETLLVNGHSTGGLVASLWAHARRDRKMIDGLFLNSPFFDFNMPWLMRRPVLAGVARLGRRNPRRAVPRGLESLYGQSLHINYRGEWDYNLAWKPIEAFPIFAGWVGAIRTAHRQLWAGLDIPAPVLVACSTRTFRGAKWNESINVADAVLDVEHIVRYAPRLGQHVTLVRIDGGIHDLTLSGPQPRERLFTEVGRWIDAYVTPTDGGPAVGAAQADSPDRDSSPAPDADVAAATGATPDQVPG